A genomic stretch from Anaerococcus mediterraneensis includes:
- a CDS encoding TetR/AcrR family transcriptional regulator, which yields MIISKGEILKVSRHLVASEGLNALSIRKLAKECNVAVGSIYNYFSSKDDLMISTIESVWEDIFRIDQSPKSGDDFILYLKDILDHLSTGTKKYPNFFTIHSLSFKSKALGKAKDSMDTYLERVRENMIHILDRDKNIRPDAFDKNFTKEDLVKFIISTSVCFIVEKNYDQDLLIMIIKKALY from the coding sequence ATGATAATATCCAAAGGAGAAATTTTAAAAGTATCAAGGCATCTTGTAGCTAGTGAGGGTCTAAATGCGCTTAGCATTAGAAAACTAGCAAAAGAGTGCAATGTTGCTGTTGGCTCTATCTATAATTATTTCTCATCTAAAGACGATTTGATGATCAGCACCATAGAAAGTGTTTGGGAGGATATTTTTAGGATAGACCAATCACCAAAGTCTGGTGATGATTTCATCTTATACCTAAAAGATATCCTAGACCACCTAAGCACAGGTACAAAAAAATATCCAAATTTTTTTACCATCCACTCCCTAAGTTTTAAAAGCAAAGCTTTGGGTAAGGCCAAAGATTCTATGGATACATACCTAGAAAGGGTTAGGGAAAATATGATCCATATCCTTGACAGGGATAAAAATATAAGGCCTGATGCCTTTGATAAAAACTTTACAAAAGAAGACCTGGTTAAATTTATTATATCTACAAGCGTCTGCTTTATAGTAGAAAAAAATTATGACCAGGATTTGCTTATTATGATAATTAAAAAAGCCTTGTATTAA
- a CDS encoding desulfoferrodoxin family protein, producing MYLTETVQTGDWKNEKHVPEVEVKELGDNTYEVTACVGKEIAHPNTLEHHISWIKVFFLAEGSKLPVEIADFNFSAHGEGELYTVPKAVGTFKSEKKGTIQAISYCNIHGLWQNAIEL from the coding sequence ATGTATTTAACAGAAACAGTTCAAACAGGCGATTGGAAAAACGAAAAACACGTACCAGAAGTCGAAGTGAAAGAACTTGGTGATAACACCTATGAAGTTACAGCTTGTGTAGGTAAGGAAATCGCACATCCTAACACACTAGAACACCATATTTCATGGATCAAGGTATTCTTCTTAGCTGAAGGAAGCAAACTTCCAGTAGAAATCGCTGATTTTAACTTCTCAGCTCATGGTGAAGGCGAACTATACACAGTTCCAAAAGCTGTTGGTACATTCAAATCAGAGAAAAAAGGTACAATCCAAGCTATAAGCTACTGCAATATCCATGGTTTATGGCAAAACGCAATAGAATTATAA
- a CDS encoding DUF4491 family protein, translating into MEGIIIGVVTFFLIGIFHPLVIKGEYYFGRKINKFFILAGIIFVALSIYIKSLILSIFAGVIACCCFWSVGEVIEQEKRVLKGWFKENPKRKTYYDKIRERQVKNL; encoded by the coding sequence ATGGAAGGAATTATAATTGGAGTAGTTACGTTTTTCCTTATAGGAATTTTTCATCCGCTCGTTATTAAAGGAGAATATTATTTTGGTCGAAAGATAAACAAGTTTTTTATACTCGCAGGTATAATTTTTGTTGCCTTATCGATTTATATAAAATCTCTCATACTTAGTATCTTTGCTGGAGTCATAGCCTGTTGCTGTTTTTGGTCAGTTGGAGAGGTCATAGAGCAAGAAAAACGAGTACTCAAAGGATGGTTTAAGGAAAATCCAAAAAGAAAAACCTATTATGATAAAATAAGAGAAAGACAAGTAAAAAACTTATAA
- a CDS encoding helix-turn-helix domain-containing protein, translated as MKIGDKLKNARLKKSMTQEEVAEKLFVSRQSISNWENNKTYPDIGNVIALSDLYEISLDELLKGSDNFMKHLEESTDIVKSNKKLIFFIGLALIAMIVMAIFTEFLPEKVFLLAIFSLAVIVTGLVYSEIIKRF; from the coding sequence ATGAAAATTGGAGATAAATTAAAAAATGCCAGGCTAAAAAAATCCATGACCCAAGAGGAGGTTGCAGAAAAACTTTTTGTTTCAAGACAGTCAATTTCAAATTGGGAAAATAACAAAACTTATCCTGACATAGGAAATGTAATTGCCTTATCTGACTTATACGAAATAAGTCTAGATGAGCTCTTAAAAGGGAGTGATAATTTTATGAAACATTTGGAAGAATCAACAGATATTGTAAAATCAAATAAAAAACTCATATTTTTTATAGGTCTTGCCTTGATAGCAATGATTGTAATGGCGATTTTTACAGAATTTTTGCCGGAAAAAGTATTTCTACTTGCTATATTTAGCCTAGCAGTAATAGTAACAGGCTTAGTATATAGTGAGATTATTAAAAGATTTTAG
- a CDS encoding ABC transporter ATP-binding protein, with product MKNIRKLFKLIDSYRPGFTLRVLVTNLILGFLPLINIFAPKLIIDELMGQKRISYCLGLGLLVIVLGFIKEVTYRGLNNYLTLVFEDMSDKLTFKIAQKSLRLPIEKSDSKDVQDMMEQAHYAVWEMYTLYDIIVLVVSAVITGILSLGILVRLNPAIIILLILLVLINKKLVSLIKENELKYQENNISDLRSYRFFAKFAADLRYFKDIEIYEGGDLVLEKADFYQQEMIESSTEYFNKNGIYTGIMNVSANGSIILTLIYLTYKLIDKTINLANFTMYFNSLIQVINATNLIQQNYAKVISVNAQLEVFFNFLEMEEGLLDKGDLTDIDTSKINIRFDNVSFKYPASEDFVLKDCSFEIKNGETLALVGKNGAGKSTIVKLLCKFYEPTEGAIYLNDIDISKISTRKYYQILSPTFQDFRLFPFRISENITSKLKEDITDNEYKNMANAFDLLNLTTWIGKQVEKEDTFLTYLFSDKSVEPSGGIGQKLALARSIFHEGKFFIMDEPTSALDPRSEQEIFENMLKISKGQTSLFISHRLSSTKYADRIIVCDKGKITENGTHEELMKEDGLYKEMFTTQAELYV from the coding sequence ATGAAAAATATAAGAAAACTTTTTAAATTAATCGACTCTTACCGACCAGGTTTTACCCTTAGAGTATTAGTAACAAACCTAATTTTAGGATTTTTGCCCCTTATTAATATTTTCGCCCCAAAACTAATAATTGATGAGCTTATGGGGCAAAAAAGAATTTCCTATTGCCTAGGTCTTGGACTCTTGGTTATAGTCCTAGGTTTCATCAAAGAAGTAACCTATAGGGGCTTAAATAATTACCTAACTCTGGTCTTTGAAGATATGTCAGATAAACTTACCTTTAAGATTGCCCAAAAATCCCTAAGGCTACCCATAGAAAAGTCAGACTCCAAGGATGTTCAAGACATGATGGAACAAGCCCACTATGCTGTTTGGGAAATGTACACCCTCTATGACATAATAGTTTTAGTAGTATCAGCTGTGATTACAGGAATCTTATCTTTAGGAATCCTTGTAAGGCTAAATCCTGCAATAATCATCTTGCTAATTTTATTAGTTTTGATAAACAAAAAATTAGTAAGTCTAATTAAGGAAAATGAACTAAAATATCAAGAAAATAATATTTCAGATCTCAGATCATATAGGTTTTTTGCAAAATTTGCAGCAGATCTCAGGTATTTTAAGGATATAGAAATCTATGAAGGAGGGGATTTGGTCCTAGAAAAAGCAGATTTCTACCAGCAAGAGATGATTGAGTCTTCAACCGAATACTTCAACAAAAATGGAATCTACACAGGAATAATGAATGTAAGTGCCAATGGGTCTATTATCCTGACTTTAATTTACCTAACCTATAAATTGATAGATAAGACCATTAACCTTGCAAATTTTACCATGTATTTCAACTCCCTTATCCAGGTCATAAACGCAACAAACCTCATCCAGCAAAACTATGCCAAGGTTATTTCTGTAAATGCTCAATTAGAAGTATTTTTTAACTTCCTTGAGATGGAAGAAGGCCTGCTTGATAAGGGGGATCTTACAGATATTGACACAAGTAAGATTAATATTAGATTTGACAATGTCTCTTTTAAATATCCAGCAAGTGAAGATTTTGTCCTAAAAGATTGCTCTTTTGAAATAAAAAACGGCGAAACCCTCGCCCTTGTAGGAAAAAATGGAGCAGGAAAATCTACCATAGTTAAGCTTTTGTGCAAGTTTTACGAACCAACGGAAGGGGCTATCTACCTAAACGATATAGATATATCTAAGATTTCTACAAGAAAATACTACCAGATCCTATCACCTACCTTCCAGGACTTTAGGCTATTTCCATTTAGGATTAGCGAAAATATAACGAGTAAGTTAAAGGAAGATATTACAGATAATGAATATAAAAATATGGCCAACGCCTTTGACCTTTTAAATCTTACGACTTGGATAGGAAAACAAGTAGAAAAAGAAGATACATTCTTAACCTATCTTTTCTCAGACAAATCTGTCGAGCCATCAGGAGGTATAGGCCAAAAGCTAGCCCTTGCTCGTTCGATTTTCCACGAAGGGAAATTTTTCATAATGGATGAGCCAACCAGCGCCCTTGATCCAAGAAGCGAACAGGAAATCTTTGAAAATATGCTAAAAATTTCCAAAGGCCAAACATCCCTCTTCATCTCCCACAGGCTATCATCAACCAAATACGCTGATAGGATAATAGTATGTGATAAGGGAAAAATCACAGAAAACGGGACCCACGAAGAATTGATGAAAGAAGATGGACTTTATAAGGAAATGTTCACCACCCAGGCAGAATTATATGTATAG
- a CDS encoding ABC transporter ATP-binding protein yields the protein MKEFKFLIKKMATLEPIMFLLIALYGLFVGIKPFLWIISPAYILENYQGNPQVFPVFFIGLFFISSLISFFDAFVMGNYRMRMNHVRYKLMNMITEYSLYLPYAKKKEKSESEKISDAMKAVESPWIGVGGIMMDLPNVFSLLISIGGFLWIFASMDPWVLATTIILTIISWSLLNQVPKSYNKYWDEMSPNWDKFAKLNNEMKSPLSKQDILIFDTIRIFKSYYGKTNKDRINRLGDVNSKTLRIFTLANVFNLIRDGLIIYWLMTGLIAGRISIANFYVYFTAIFSFIAFNHQTMWVFSDIRRNFTMFKPFFKITDVYKDQKQEIYPDQVEIVIDNVSFKYPGTDSYVLENINIRIKDSETIALVGENGAGKSTLALLLAGLYEPTEGRILINGEDIKKSKMDYKKLVSAVFQDSNLLPFSFKENILMSTEDRNLDDIYKMTHLDEIINKYEKKEDQTLLRILDNDGVDLSGGQKQRLFLARAIAKSKAKLLILDEPTAQLDALNEKELYMLYDGLTKDKSSIFISHRLASTKFCDRIIYLRDGQILADGTHDELMKTCEDYKDLYNLQAKNYKEVL from the coding sequence ATGAAAGAATTTAAATTTTTAATTAAAAAGATGGCTACTCTCGAGCCAATCATGTTTTTACTAATCGCACTTTACGGTCTATTTGTAGGGATCAAACCCTTCTTATGGATTATTTCACCTGCCTATATTCTAGAAAACTACCAAGGAAATCCTCAAGTTTTCCCCGTATTTTTTATAGGCTTATTTTTTATTTCTTCACTAATAAGCTTTTTTGATGCCTTTGTTATGGGCAATTATAGGATGAGGATGAACCACGTCCGCTATAAGCTGATGAATATGATCACAGAGTATTCACTCTACCTCCCTTATGCTAAGAAAAAAGAAAAATCAGAATCTGAAAAAATAAGTGATGCCATGAAGGCTGTAGAATCACCTTGGATCGGAGTTGGTGGCATTATGATGGATTTGCCAAATGTTTTTTCCCTTCTTATTTCGATTGGTGGTTTTTTATGGATTTTTGCTTCTATGGACCCTTGGGTTCTAGCCACAACAATAATTCTAACCATAATTTCCTGGTCGCTTTTAAACCAAGTCCCTAAGTCATATAACAAGTACTGGGATGAAATGAGTCCAAATTGGGATAAGTTTGCAAAGCTTAATAACGAAATGAAATCTCCCCTATCCAAGCAGGATATTTTAATTTTCGATACCATAAGGATTTTCAAATCCTATTATGGCAAAACCAACAAGGATAGGATAAATCGCCTAGGTGATGTCAACTCAAAGACTCTAAGAATTTTCACTCTGGCAAATGTATTTAACCTAATCAGGGACGGTCTTATAATTTATTGGCTAATGACAGGCCTAATTGCAGGTAGGATTTCTATAGCAAATTTCTATGTATATTTTACAGCGATTTTTTCCTTTATTGCTTTTAACCACCAAACTATGTGGGTTTTTTCTGATATCAGGAGAAACTTCACCATGTTTAAGCCATTTTTTAAGATTACTGATGTCTATAAAGACCAAAAACAAGAAATTTATCCAGACCAAGTAGAAATAGTCATTGACAATGTTTCTTTTAAATATCCGGGAACAGATTCTTATGTATTAGAAAATATCAATATAAGGATAAAAGACTCAGAAACAATCGCCCTTGTAGGGGAAAATGGTGCTGGTAAGTCTACACTCGCCCTACTTCTCGCGGGTCTATACGAACCGACAGAAGGTAGAATTTTAATAAATGGAGAAGATATAAAAAAATCCAAAATGGACTATAAAAAGCTAGTCTCAGCTGTATTTCAAGATTCAAATCTTTTGCCATTTTCCTTTAAGGAAAATATCCTAATGTCGACTGAGGATAGGAATCTGGATGATATTTACAAGATGACCCACCTAGATGAGATCATAAATAAATATGAGAAAAAAGAAGACCAAACTCTTCTTAGAATTTTAGACAATGATGGAGTTGATTTGTCTGGTGGTCAAAAGCAAAGGCTATTTTTAGCCCGTGCTATAGCAAAATCTAAGGCAAAACTTTTAATCCTAGATGAGCCAACAGCCCAGCTTGATGCCCTAAATGAGAAAGAGCTATATATGCTTTATGATGGTTTAACAAAAGATAAGTCATCGATTTTTATCTCTCACAGACTGGCCTCAACTAAGTTTTGTGACAGGATAATTTATCTTAGGGACGGCCAGATTCTCGCAGATGGGACTCATGATGAATTGATGAAGACTTGCGAAGATTATAAAGACCTCTATAATCTCCAGGCCAAAAATTATAAGGAGGTCCTATGA
- a CDS encoding DNA internalization-related competence protein ComEC/Rec2, whose protein sequence is MKKRFLIFLLGLILGIVGFINFENLNIIYMGLIFMPLSVFFYKKNSDLYILALAIFIGFSLGNFKINSYNLDESFQKDMKICVLEKRKSNDSNRYTVLIKNKDYKQKAFLFTDLYLDIGDEFVSDCSVNLISKNTNPNLYNFRSYAISKNVACQIDLVDKDFLEIRKSKNIFLRIRKIFDSYVRDAFGKNLSKKSSDFVISFILAENLIDRQDLNKMGLAHIMAVSGLHIDILMGFIVFILKKFRISYKNSNIIALILCFLYAYAIGFAYSIQRVLIINTIGFLGFLYKKPVDKTKSLAIAAIIILLINPFALLNAGFILSFIACLGIYEIYPRFKSIFRQGFIRDNFAFTSTVQISTLPFVVYYFRYFNLLSILANFLIVPLFEISIYISFVIVFACWIFGLLLKPLFIILDIFIQSILNMTSLLGTMGLFSFEFIAEPFILSLYLFALIFIFAKIKSRKYLNKFIGYSFLLTSIFVSLGFFYRELSYQMIDIGQGDAFLINDHGKYYMIDVGGPKYENYDSGERILIPYLKSLGIRELEAVFISHEDSDHMGNLKILEENIKIKNIITDDKISKEFKDKYKPKIMKKGQEVKLKSGKIICVFDGGAEGEGNNDNSLGLLMEIEGFKILSLGDLSSKYEDDLDIRADILKLSHHGSRSSSSKKFIESTDPKIALISAGRNNTYGHPNQEVLDNIDGIKTYNTQTDGLVKIIFEKNKIKVEKYLKGGFFR, encoded by the coding sequence ATGAAAAAAAGATTTTTGATTTTTTTATTGGGTTTGATCCTTGGTATAGTGGGATTTATAAACTTTGAAAATTTGAATATAATATATATGGGTCTTATTTTTATGCCGTTATCCGTCTTTTTTTATAAGAAAAATTCTGACCTATATATTTTGGCCCTGGCCATATTTATTGGTTTTTCTTTGGGCAATTTCAAAATAAATTCTTATAATTTGGATGAATCTTTCCAAAAAGATATGAAAATCTGCGTCCTAGAAAAAAGAAAATCTAATGACTCTAATAGGTACACTGTTCTTATAAAAAATAAAGACTATAAGCAAAAAGCCTTTTTATTTACAGATTTGTACCTAGACATAGGGGATGAGTTTGTAAGTGATTGCTCTGTAAACCTAATAAGTAAAAATACCAACCCTAATTTATATAATTTTAGGTCCTATGCAATATCAAAAAATGTAGCCTGCCAAATTGACCTAGTGGATAAGGATTTTTTGGAAATCAGAAAGTCAAAAAATATTTTTCTAAGGATAAGAAAGATTTTTGATTCATATGTCAGAGATGCCTTTGGTAAAAATCTGAGCAAAAAGTCATCAGATTTTGTCATATCTTTTATCCTAGCAGAAAATCTCATAGACAGGCAAGACTTAAATAAGATGGGGCTTGCCCATATTATGGCCGTATCAGGTCTACATATCGATATACTTATGGGATTTATTGTTTTTATTTTGAAAAAATTTAGGATCTCTTATAAAAATTCTAATATCATAGCCTTAATTTTATGTTTTTTATACGCTTATGCAATAGGATTTGCCTATTCTATCCAAAGGGTTTTGATAATCAATACTATAGGGTTTTTGGGATTTTTGTACAAAAAACCAGTGGATAAGACAAAATCTCTGGCTATTGCGGCAATAATAATTCTTCTAATAAATCCATTTGCCCTTTTAAATGCTGGATTTATCTTATCCTTCATAGCTTGTCTTGGTATATATGAGATTTATCCTAGGTTTAAGAGTATTTTTAGGCAAGGCTTTATCAGGGATAATTTTGCCTTTACATCGACTGTGCAGATTTCAACTTTGCCCTTCGTTGTATATTATTTTAGGTATTTTAATTTATTGTCAATACTAGCCAATTTTTTGATAGTACCTTTATTTGAAATAAGTATCTACATAAGCTTTGTTATAGTTTTTGCCTGCTGGATTTTTGGATTATTACTAAAACCACTTTTCATAATTTTGGATATTTTTATCCAATCGATCCTAAACATGACAAGCTTGCTAGGTACTATGGGCTTATTTTCCTTTGAATTTATAGCAGAGCCCTTTATATTGTCCTTATATTTATTTGCCCTAATATTTATATTTGCAAAGATCAAATCAAGAAAATATCTGAATAAATTTATAGGATATAGTTTTTTATTGACAAGCATTTTTGTATCTTTAGGATTTTTTTATAGAGAATTATCCTATCAAATGATAGATATAGGTCAAGGTGATGCTTTTCTTATAAATGACCATGGTAAATACTATATGATAGATGTTGGTGGACCAAAATACGAAAATTATGATTCGGGAGAGAGGATATTAATTCCTTACCTAAAAAGCCTTGGTATTAGGGAGCTTGAAGCTGTTTTTATTAGCCATGAGGACTCAGACCACATGGGAAACCTCAAAATCTTGGAGGAAAATATAAAAATAAAAAATATAATTACAGATGATAAGATTAGCAAAGAATTTAAAGATAAATACAAGCCGAAAATTATGAAAAAAGGTCAGGAAGTAAAGCTAAAAAGTGGCAAAATTATTTGTGTTTTTGATGGCGGTGCAGAGGGAGAGGGAAATAATGACAATTCTCTGGGACTTTTAATGGAAATTGAGGGATTTAAAATCCTTAGTCTGGGAGATTTATCTAGCAAATATGAAGATGACCTTGATATTAGGGCTGATATTTTAAAACTTTCCCACCATGGATCAAGATCGTCTAGTTCAAAAAAATTTATAGAAAGTACAGATCCCAAAATTGCCCTCATATCAGCAGGTAGAAATAACACCTACGGTCATCCAAACCAGGAAGTCTTGGATAATATAGATGGGATCAAAACCTATAATACACAGACTGATGGACTAGTAAAAATAATATTTGAAAAGAATAAAATAAAAGTAGAAAAATATTTGAAAGGAGGTTTTTTTAGATGA
- the holA gene encoding DNA polymerase III subunit delta, which produces MKYVEFFKTLASGTASGIYLFDSEEEYLNTSLIEEAEKQINIKDFNLIKIKEDVDFERIKNSYETYPVMEDKKIIIWTNVDFSREKIKSYDHILEPLTKDMENFPAYAIFMIFPNGKAFKGKFYKNVKKYGNIVEIDRLNNKELRSFIGKRFIKNNKKISNANIDKIIERFSYLTYNSQITLFDIVNTVDKIISNSPDQIIDERDIDDQLDQVLNLNIFNLTDAISQKNMKDGVKTLLHMEKSGEDLFMVYHMIIRQIRILTCVKNLLDGFYNDSFIMKTAKIGAYELRKSKNFVNNFTMDELLDINNRLLDMEIRQKSQDFEMRDELIKLIAFIGKN; this is translated from the coding sequence ATGAAATATGTAGAATTTTTTAAGACCTTAGCATCTGGAACAGCTAGTGGCATATATCTTTTTGATTCAGAAGAAGAATACCTAAATACAAGCCTGATCGAGGAAGCAGAAAAACAAATAAATATAAAAGACTTTAACCTTATAAAAATAAAAGAGGATGTTGATTTTGAAAGAATAAAAAATTCTTATGAAACCTACCCAGTTATGGAGGATAAAAAAATAATTATTTGGACTAATGTAGATTTTTCTAGGGAAAAAATCAAATCCTATGACCATATCCTAGAACCCTTGACTAAAGATATGGAAAATTTCCCTGCCTACGCTATTTTTATGATATTTCCTAATGGAAAAGCCTTTAAGGGAAAATTTTATAAAAATGTAAAAAAATATGGTAATATCGTAGAGATAGATAGGCTAAATAATAAGGAACTAAGATCTTTTATAGGCAAGAGGTTTATAAAAAATAATAAAAAAATATCAAATGCAAATATAGATAAAATTATCGAAAGATTTTCTTATCTTACCTATAATAGCCAAATAACCCTTTTTGATATAGTTAATACTGTAGATAAGATAATCTCAAATTCTCCTGATCAAATAATAGATGAAAGAGATATAGATGACCAACTAGACCAGGTTTTAAATCTAAATATTTTCAACCTGACAGATGCAATTAGTCAAAAAAATATGAAAGATGGTGTAAAAACACTTTTACATATGGAAAAATCTGGCGAAGACCTATTTATGGTCTACCATATGATCATAAGACAAATTAGAATCCTAACATGTGTAAAAAATCTATTGGACGGTTTTTATAATGATTCTTTTATAATGAAAACTGCCAAAATTGGTGCCTATGAGCTTAGAAAGAGCAAAAACTTTGTAAATAATTTTACAATGGATGAACTTCTTGATATAAATAATAGGTTGTTAGATATGGAAATAAGGCAAAAATCTCAGGATTTTGAAATGAGAGATGAACTTATAAAATTAATAGCCTTCATAGGAAAAAATTAA
- the rpsT gene encoding 30S ribosomal protein S20, which yields MANIKSSQKRIEVARRNNLRNKSRKTEIKTLIKKFENAIEANELDNASQILKVVDKKLKQAESKNVIHKNRVASTTSRLAKKLNTAKA from the coding sequence ATGGCAAATATTAAATCAAGTCAAAAAAGAATTGAAGTTGCTAGAAGAAACAATCTTAGAAACAAATCTAGAAAAACAGAAATCAAAACTTTAATCAAAAAATTTGAAAATGCTATAGAAGCTAACGAATTAGATAATGCAAGCCAAATCCTAAAAGTTGTTGACAAAAAGCTTAAACAAGCTGAAAGCAAAAATGTTATCCACAAAAACAGAGTTGCTTCTACAACATCAAGACTAGCTAAAAAACTAAACACAGCTAAGGCATAA
- the lepB gene encoding signal peptidase I, whose product MENNTKDKKILDILWDWVKTLAIALFITFFIKIFIFDATRVSGDSMLNTLHSGDMLFVNKIGKHFKDYKRGEIVIINAPDYPNRLYIKRVIGTPGDRVELRDGEVYVNDELLKEDYIVDATLPTSDMDSWTLSANEYLVFGDNRSNSNDSRSFGKIYKEDIVGHAFVRFYPFSDAGLIDNDPYKNN is encoded by the coding sequence ATGGAAAACAATACTAAAGATAAAAAAATATTAGATATACTTTGGGACTGGGTCAAAACTTTAGCCATTGCATTATTTATTACATTTTTTATAAAGATATTTATATTTGATGCAACTAGGGTTTCAGGAGACTCTATGCTAAATACCCTTCACAGTGGAGATATGCTTTTTGTTAACAAAATAGGCAAGCATTTCAAAGATTACAAAAGAGGAGAAATAGTCATAATCAATGCTCCTGACTATCCAAATAGACTATATATAAAAAGAGTTATTGGTACACCAGGAGATAGGGTAGAGCTTAGGGATGGAGAAGTTTATGTAAATGATGAGCTTTTAAAAGAAGACTACATTGTAGATGCTACCCTACCAACATCAGACATGGACTCATGGACTCTTTCTGCCAATGAGTATTTAGTTTTTGGTGATAACAGGTCCAATTCAAATGATTCAAGAAGTTTTGGAAAAATCTATAAAGAAGACATAGTTGGTCATGCCTTTGTCAGATTTTATCCATTTTCAGATGCTGGTCTTATAGATAATGACCCATACAAAAATAATTAG